From the Streptococcus halotolerans genome, the window GAAATCATCAGCGTTGAAAAAACAGAAGGTAACAAATAATGATCAAAAAGAATTGACATACTGAACAAGTGTCGATTCTTTTTTGTCGTACGACGGCTATGTCGTACATTGGAGGTGGAAGTTCTCCGTAGATACCTGTTACCAATGAACCCAATATAGCTACTCTCAGGCTTGTCTATCGTGCTGTAGCGGATTAAAACCGTCTGAGGATAGATTGATTTAAGTCTGACACTAGAAACTGAAACCGTCAGAGGAAGGGATAGCGAAATCGTAGCCCTACGAACAGAAAGGTGATATCAAGGCGCTTGAGCAGATGAAGAGCCTCCAAACGCTAACGTCCCAATAGGCAGTCGTAACCCATATGTGTCAATCAGAAGAGCAATTGAATTCGGAGCAAGGTCTGCATGAAAAAAATAATTCTTTCTAGAGTCTTTGAACTCTTCGTCAGCATTCCTTTTTTCACTTAAAGCTTTTAATGACCTCATATTTAGTGTAAACGAGGAGAGAGGTATGACTTATCTCGTTAGGTCTCATGAGCATCAAAGAAGCATTAGCAAGGAATCATGAGAAGTCAGCAGACCACAGTAGCAGTGATGATGCTTCTGCAAAAGAAGTGGGGCAAAGGTCTGAACAATTAAATCAGTATCAGTCAAGTTGAAGTGGACTATTCCAACCTTGGTCTGAAAAGACAGTGGACTGAAAGCATCAATGATGGCTATTGTTCATAAATCGAGGATAGCACAACTAGGACGACTCTATGAAGTGAGCGTTGTGGGAGGCTATGTACTCTCGTTAAACACCGTATGCCAAACGAAACGGCACGCAGGATGGTGTGAGAATGGCTAGGATTAGCCCGCTCGATGATTATCCTTAACCATCTCCATAACTCCTTCTAAAAGAAGTGAGTGCCATTAAATAGTGTTTTTGCTGAGTTGCTCATCGAATGACAGCTATTTTGTTGTTTATGAACTGAGATTGTTTGTGAGGATTAAAAAACTTAAGATATGAAAAAGACAACCATCAAAACTGATGATTGTCTTCAATCTGGGAGGCTGATCATATGTTCAGCCTCTTTTATAATGGTTAACGGTTGCGCTGTTTTCCAGCATTGCGTTTTGATTTTGTTTGGATAGCACCTTGTGCTGGTTTAGCCGCTGGTGTAACATCTTTACGGCTTGTCGTAGTTGACTTAAACGCTTTGGGAGGGTTCTTGGCAAATTCTTCTTCTACTTTTTTGCGCAAGCGAGGCTTGATGATATAAGTGGTGATCAATTGCTGAGCAATAGCGAAGAAACCACCAACGAACCAATATAGAGTTACCCCTGCTGGTGATGAAAAACCAAAGAAGGCCATCATAAGAGGCATTGAATACATAGCTGTCTTCATCTGTGCTCGTTGCTCTTCTGGAACAGTTGCCATGGACAACCAAGATTGGAAGAAATAGAGTGCTACGATGATAGCTGTGAGCAGCAAGTCAGGTTTATCCAAAGAGAACCATAGGAAGCGAGAGCCTTGGATACCATTTGTGTAGCGTGCGGCAAAGTATAGGGCTGAGAAAAATGGCATTTGAATGAGCAGTGGCAAACATCCAATTCCACCAAACATGCTGACACCATATTGGCGTTGAGCAGCCATAAAGTCAGCTTGAGCCGCTAATTTTTCCTCCTGTGTTGTGGCTGATTTCATCCGTTCTTGAATAGGACCAAGATACGGTTTTAAGAAGGCCATTTTTTCTGATTGATAAGCTGCTTTTTGCGATTGGTATAGCCCGAGCGGTAAAATTAACAATCGAACAATAATCGTAACAGCAATGATACCAAGACCAAAGCCAAGCCCTAAGTCATTAGCAAAGTATTGGATGACTTTTTCCATGGGTTTACCAATGGTATCCCAGATAAAACCGGCTGGTTTTCCATTAACTGTCCGTACACAGCCAGATAGGAAGACGAGCATCGATGCTGCCATTCCTGAGAGGATTAATTTTTTAGTTGATTTTTTCACAGTTCATATCCTTTAATTTTGTAATACCCATCTATTTTACAGTTTTTTTAGGATTTTCTCAATACTTCTGAAGCCCTAATTTTAATTAGCCATTCGGAAGTCTGTGTAGTCTTGGAATTGCCCCATCTGTACATCGACATAGGTGACACGACTCATCCGAGAAGGCCCTTTGCGGACTTCTTGGATGAATTTAGCTATCTTGGTTGAATCATCGGATTGTGCAAGAATTTCAACGGTTCCATCGTCGTTATTCCAAACGCGTCCTCTGATACCTCCTATTTCTTTGGCTAAGGCGTAAGTTGAGTAGCGAAAGCCAACGCCTTGAACACGACCAGAAACAATCATTCGTACTTTTTTCATGGTTTTTCCTCCATTTGCGCTTTTAGTCTGTGATATAATACTTCTATGACTACTATTATAACCTCAAAATCCAATAATCTCATTAAAAAGACTAAAAAACTGTTACAGAAAAAACACCGTAAGGATTCTTATCTTATTGAGGGATGGCATCTCTTTGAAGAAGCTCAAAAAATGGGCGTTTTATTCCGACATATTTTTGTTGTGGAAGATTTGGCAGATAAGGTAGCTCCGCGTTCTGAATTGGTTTTGGTTTCAAGCGACGTTTTGAAGGAGATTTCTGATGCACCAGCGCCACAAGGGATTGTTGCAGAAGTCATTTTGGATCAAGTGACCTTGCCGGATTTCAAGGATGGGCGTTATCTTGTTTTAGAGGATGTCCAAGATCCTGGCAATTTAGGGACAATGGTTCGAACAGCAGATGCTGCTGGTTTGGATGGTGTGATTTTGTCAGATAAATCGGCTGATTTGTATAACCCTAAAACACTTCGTTCCATGCAGGGCAGTCATTTTCATTTACCGATCTTTCGCTTGACCTTGGCTGATGTTTTCAATGACATGAAGGCAGCTGATTTGCCCATTTTGGCGACAACTTTGTCGGATAAGTCGGTCGATTATCAGACTTTAAAGCCTTTCGATAAATTTGCCTTGGTGATGGGAAATGAGGGGCAAGGCATTAGCCCGCAGACCAGTCTTATCGCTGATCATTTGATTCACATTGATATGCCTGGTCAGGCGGAAAGTCTTAATGTGGCCGTAGCAGCTGGGATAGTGATTTTTAGCTTGCTTTAAGTCAATATGGTATAATAATAGCCTAGAGAGAGGTGATTTCGATGAAAAAATATGAAAAAGATGCTGAATTCATGGAGTTGGTTGGGCATTTGATTGACCATCCACGCTTCCAAAAACTTGATGGTATCGTTCAACATCACCATTCCACACGTATGGAACATTCGATTAATGTCGCTTATACCAGTTATAAAATTGCTCGAAAGCTTGGTTGGGATAAAGAGTCAACGGCACGTGGCGGTCTTCTCCATGATTTCTTTTATTATGATTGGCGCGTGACTAAATTTAAAAAAAGTCATGCTTGGATTCATCCTCGTATTGCCGTTCGTAA encodes:
- the yidC gene encoding membrane protein insertase YidC, whose protein sequence is MKKSTKKLILSGMAASMLVFLSGCVRTVNGKPAGFIWDTIGKPMEKVIQYFANDLGLGFGLGIIAVTIIVRLLILPLGLYQSQKAAYQSEKMAFLKPYLGPIQERMKSATTQEEKLAAQADFMAAQRQYGVSMFGGIGCLPLLIQMPFFSALYFAARYTNGIQGSRFLWFSLDKPDLLLTAIIVALYFFQSWLSMATVPEEQRAQMKTAMYSMPLMMAFFGFSSPAGVTLYWFVGGFFAIAQQLITTYIIKPRLRKKVEEEFAKNPPKAFKSTTTSRKDVTPAAKPAQGAIQTKSKRNAGKQRNR
- a CDS encoding acylphosphatase, coding for MKKVRMIVSGRVQGVGFRYSTYALAKEIGGIRGRVWNNDDGTVEILAQSDDSTKIAKFIQEVRKGPSRMSRVTYVDVQMGQFQDYTDFRMAN
- a CDS encoding TrmH family RNA methyltransferase; this encodes MTTIITSKSNNLIKKTKKLLQKKHRKDSYLIEGWHLFEEAQKMGVLFRHIFVVEDLADKVAPRSELVLVSSDVLKEISDAPAPQGIVAEVILDQVTLPDFKDGRYLVLEDVQDPGNLGTMVRTADAAGLDGVILSDKSADLYNPKTLRSMQGSHFHLPIFRLTLADVFNDMKAADLPILATTLSDKSVDYQTLKPFDKFALVMGNEGQGISPQTSLIADHLIHIDMPGQAESLNVAVAAGIVIFSLL
- a CDS encoding HD domain-containing protein, which produces MKKYEKDAEFMELVGHLIDHPRFQKLDGIVQHHHSTRMEHSINVAYTSYKIARKLGWDKESTARGGLLHDFFYYDWRVTKFKKSHAWIHPRIAVRNARKLTPLNKKEEDIILKHMWGATIAFPRYKESYIVTMVDKYWAIKEATIPMRRTFGKPIRYSRKFLGSHNR